A window of Hevea brasiliensis isolate MT/VB/25A 57/8 chromosome 14, ASM3005281v1, whole genome shotgun sequence contains these coding sequences:
- the LOC110670588 gene encoding uncharacterized protein LOC110670588 codes for MGTSTAIDKTEEELQREIDELHRQQRQITERLRDPRGLRRGGLSGAGPRNFASNGVHPRGFVRPADRNDAEDQPPAKRRLLSAVVKVEDGEIVEDPAVSKDLKKKQSAEEDNVVVAIEDQSDGKPYSLQESSWSRRDGNQRPGRREAELPVAEPVPRVLPKDEDPSLVSRNKRMLGQLLGTLEKFRKEDMKLSGTEAFKQRSNALLRAEQRAREESEKLRQQEREQIAEKRRRDLSLRARVAAKTEEKKLELLFLRWSEHHKKLCNFIRTKAEPPIYYLPNKPLEEDATLLEQRKEQTFSEWKATRREELSEYQKQIAEQYLSNVEKELERWQNARKARRPNNDANLQETMDKELDTHRLEHGPKTRKIPGGSNNEDEDDVEDINVGEDDMMDDVLVVDDNGRRDDEAAKPEAGSASAPPDNLDQ; via the exons ATGGGTACCAGCACCGCTATTGACAAGACTGAGGAAGAGCTCCAGCGAGAGATCGATGAGCTCCACCGCCAACAGCGTCAG ATTACTGAGCGGCTGCGTGATCCTCGGGGGCTCCGAAGGGGTGGGTTGTCTGGTGCTGGTCCTCGGAACTTTGCCTCCAATGGGGTTCACCCGCGAGGCTTTGTTCGACCT GCAGATAGGAATGATGCAGAAGATCAACCTCCTGCAAAACGGCGGCTTTTGTCTGCTGTTGTCAAG GTCGAGGATGGAGAGATTGTTGAGGATCCTGCAGTGTCAAAGGATTTGAAGAAGAAGCAATCAGCTGAGGAGGACAATGTTGTGGTTGCCATAGAGGATCAAAGTGATGGAAAGCCATACAGTCTACAGGAGAGCAGTTGGTCCAGGAGGGATGGCAATCAGAGACCTGGAAGGAGG GAGGCTGAACTTCCAGTGGCTGAGCCTGTGCCAAGGGTGTTGCCAAAGGACGAGGATCCAAGTTTGGTTAGCAGAAACAAAAGAATGTTGGGGCAACTTTTAGGTACTTTGGAG AAATTCCGGAAAGAAGATATGAAACTTTCAGGGACGGAGGCATTTAAGCAAAGGTCAAATGCTTTGCTAAGA GCGGAGCAAAGAGCACGAGAAGAAAGTGAAAAGCTGAGGCAGCAAGAGCGTGAACAAATTGCAGAAAAGAGAAGGAGAGATCTG AGTCTTAGAGCACGTGTTGCTGCCAAAACAGAAGAAAAGAAGTTGGAATTGCTGTTTCTTCGGTGGAGTGAGCACCATAAAAAGCTTTGCAATTTTATAAG GACTAAGGCAGAGCCCCCAATTTATTATTTGCCTAACAAGCCATTGGAGGAAGATGCAACCTTGCTTGAGCAACGCAAAGAGCAG ACATTTTCAGAATGGAAGGCTACTAGGAGAGAGGAACTGTCTGAATATCAGAAGCAGATTGCAGAGCAGTATCTTAGCAATGTTGAAAAGGAATTAGAAAGGTGGCAAAATGCAAGGAAAGCAAGGAGACCTAACAATGATGCAAATTTACAGGAAACAATGGACAAAGAATTGGACACCCATAGGCTTGAGCATGGTCCCAAGACAAGAAAGATCCCTGGTGGAAGCAACAATGAAGATGAGGATGATGTAGAAGATATCAATGTTGGGGAGGACGACATGATGGATGATGTGCTGGTAGTTGATGATAATGGTAGAAGGGATGATGAAGCAGCCAAGCCAGAAGCTGGTAGCGCCAGCGCACCCCCAGATAATCTTGATCAGTAA
- the LOC110670589 gene encoding uncharacterized protein LOC110670589 isoform X3, whose amino-acid sequence MPPPTQQSTSLNGDHRPSRPPQRSDTHHHHHHPYYPTSSSSNSASLKGCCCCLFLLFSFLALLVLAIFLIIILAVKPKKPQFDLQQVGVQYMGISASNPSSLDPTTGTTTIATGPTTASLSLTIHMLFTAVNPNKVGIKYGESKFTVMYHGIPLGKASVPGFFQEAHSERQVEATISVDRYSLIQANAADLIKDASLNDRVELRVLGEVGAKIRVLDFDSPGVQEPSSLPLK is encoded by the coding sequence ATGCCACCACCGACACAACAGAGCACTAGCCTGAACGGTGACCACAGACCATCACGCCCACCGCAGCGTTCAGAcacccaccaccaccaccaccatccgTACTACCCAACATCGTCGTCTTCCAACTCAGCCTCCTTGAAAGGCTGCTGTTGCTGTCTCTTCCTCCTCTTCTCCTTCCTCGCTCTCCTTGTCCTCGCTATCTTCCTTATCATTATTCTCGCCGTCAAGCCTAAAAAACCTCAGTTCGATCTCCAACAAGTCGGCGTCCAGTACATGGGCATCTCGGCTTCAAATCCCAGTTCGCTTGACCCGACCACCGGCACAACCACCATCGCTACTGGCCCCACCACAGCTTCACTGTCTTTAACCATCCACATGCTATTCACCGCCGTTAATCCCAACAAGGTTGGGATCAAGTACGGGGAGTCCAAATTCACTGTCATGTACCATGGGATTCCTTTGGGCAAAGCTTCGGTTCCTGGGTTTTTTCAGGAGGCCCATAGCGAGCGTCAGGTGGAAGCCACCATTTCTGTCGATCGCTATAGCTTGATCCAGGCCAATGCTGCTGATTTGATAAAGGATGCTTCGTTGAATGATAGAGTGGAGCTTCGGGTTCTGGGTGAAGTTGGTGCTAAGATCCGTGTCCTAGACTTCGACTCCCCTGGAGTACAG